One genomic region from Knoellia sp. p5-6-4 encodes:
- a CDS encoding lysoplasmalogenase: MTGVLWALVAGFAVLDWHAVWRGSHGLEHLAKPLTMVALTAAALSMGAADSASGRWLLAGLVLGLLGDLALLSDSEPRFMAGLSAFLLGHLAYVAAFLPVGPQSLVAALPGAVLVLTLVAVVGRPVLASAGAQGGPGLAAAVAAYVLVIGAMVVTAWGTGRPLVAAGATVFMVSDAVLAHARFVRPWRRASLLVMVTYHLGQVLIVLGLLR; this comes from the coding sequence GTGACTGGGGTGCTGTGGGCGCTGGTGGCCGGCTTCGCCGTCCTCGACTGGCATGCCGTGTGGCGCGGCTCGCACGGCCTCGAGCACCTCGCGAAGCCGCTCACGATGGTGGCCCTCACGGCCGCAGCCCTCTCGATGGGAGCCGCCGACTCGGCCTCGGGGCGCTGGCTCCTCGCCGGCCTCGTGCTCGGCCTGCTCGGCGACCTGGCGCTGCTCTCCGACAGCGAGCCGCGTTTCATGGCAGGTCTGTCCGCCTTCCTGCTCGGACACCTGGCCTATGTCGCGGCCTTCCTGCCGGTCGGGCCGCAGAGCCTGGTCGCCGCTCTGCCCGGTGCGGTGCTGGTGCTCACGCTGGTGGCCGTCGTGGGGCGGCCCGTGCTGGCGTCGGCCGGCGCGCAGGGTGGGCCGGGGCTGGCCGCCGCGGTCGCGGCATACGTGCTCGTCATCGGCGCGATGGTCGTGACCGCGTGGGGCACCGGGCGCCCGCTGGTCGCCGCGGGCGCGACGGTCTTCATGGTCAGCGACGCCGTCCTCGCGCACGCCCGGTTCGTCAGGCCGTGGCGGCGGGCGTCGCTGCTGGTCATGGTGACCTACCACCTCGGACAGGTGCTCATCGTGCTGGGACTGCTGCGGTAG
- a CDS encoding DinB family protein: MTAPGAPTSEDLRSVIDDLLPRLGALPSQAWDTRAAGLTWTCRDTVAHLLDDLGFYALQLSGRRPRQTSYVPLLDPPPWREGSPPIVFWPDPAEGTAAVVTCLDAAAGLLAAVTATAAPDHRGFHPYGVSDRTGFAAMGIVEAACHGFDILAAHDVDYRADARVCGLVLDRLFPTAARTADPWHDLLGATGRTEQTRGTRWRWDSRVR, from the coding sequence ATGACCGCACCGGGCGCACCGACCTCCGAGGACCTTCGCAGCGTCATCGACGACCTGCTCCCCCGGCTCGGCGCCCTGCCCAGCCAGGCATGGGACACCAGGGCGGCCGGACTGACCTGGACCTGCCGCGACACCGTGGCGCACCTGCTCGACGACCTCGGCTTCTACGCCCTGCAGCTGTCCGGCCGGCGGCCCCGGCAGACGTCCTACGTCCCGCTGCTCGATCCGCCGCCGTGGCGCGAGGGATCACCACCTATCGTGTTCTGGCCCGATCCCGCGGAGGGCACGGCGGCCGTCGTCACGTGCCTCGACGCCGCCGCCGGCCTGCTGGCCGCCGTCACGGCGACGGCCGCGCCGGACCACCGCGGGTTCCACCCCTACGGCGTCTCCGACCGCACGGGGTTCGCCGCGATGGGGATCGTCGAGGCGGCCTGCCACGGGTTCGACATCCTGGCCGCCCACGACGTCGACTACCGCGCCGATGCCCGGGTGTGCGGGCTGGTACTCGACCGCCTCTTCCCCACCGCCGCCCGTACGGCCGACCCGTGGCACGACCTGCTAGGGGCGACCGGGCGCACCGAGCAGACGCGCGGCACCAGGTGGCGCTGGGACTCGCGCGTCCGGTAG
- a CDS encoding DUF308 domain-containing protein, translating to MIRDYVGDWRWLGVRGLLALAFGTATLVWPEITLWALVVTWGVFALLEGVGSLAAAFGGAVGRARVWLVVHGVLGIAAGIVTLVWPSITGLVLLFVIAAWAFLSGLAKLVTAVQLRRELRHEWVLGAVGVLSMGFAVLLVVTPGAGALVVTWLIGWYAVVLGLALLALAWEARRELHGEAPRASARPGAAHPAT from the coding sequence ATGATCCGTGACTACGTGGGCGACTGGCGGTGGCTGGGGGTGCGCGGGCTGCTCGCCCTCGCGTTCGGGACCGCCACCTTGGTGTGGCCGGAGATCACGCTCTGGGCCTTGGTGGTGACCTGGGGTGTCTTCGCCCTGCTGGAGGGGGTGGGCAGCCTCGCGGCGGCGTTCGGCGGCGCCGTGGGCCGGGCCAGGGTCTGGCTGGTCGTCCACGGCGTCCTCGGGATCGCGGCCGGCATCGTCACCCTGGTGTGGCCCTCGATCACCGGCCTGGTCCTGCTCTTCGTCATCGCCGCCTGGGCGTTCCTCTCGGGCCTGGCGAAGCTCGTGACGGCCGTGCAGCTGCGCCGCGAGCTGAGGCACGAGTGGGTCCTCGGCGCGGTGGGTGTGCTGTCCATGGGGTTCGCCGTGCTGCTGGTGGTCACCCCCGGCGCCGGCGCCCTCGTGGTCACGTGGCTCATCGGCTGGTACGCAGTCGTCCTCGGCCTGGCCCTGCTGGCGCTGGCGTGGGAGGCGCGGCGCGAGCTGCACGGGGAGGCGCCACGCGCCTCCGCCCGGCCCGGGGCTGCGCACCCGGCCACGTGA
- a CDS encoding adenylate/guanylate cyclase domain-containing protein, which produces MSALAALAGLGAPPDSSADERLRSGTLVLVSVLISLVSFIWVITYTVYGYPLSGAIPAVYQVLTVTGLVVLSRTHRFALFRSTQLIAFLVLPALLQASLGGFVASSGMILWSVFTPLAALALLGTRGSLGWLLAFFAELVLLAVLDPRLAESPAALPTGFVTAFFVLNVMGVTLCSYVMLAYFVEQRARAHRALEAERERSERLLRNVLPEQIAARLKRDSGVIAEHYDSVTVLFADLVGFTERSQVMAPRELVALLDQIFSAFDQVADEQGLEKIKTIGDAYMAAAGLPDPTPGHLEATARAALAMREEIAALATSTGHTWLAVRIGIDTGPAVAGVIGRRKFIYDLWGDTVNTASRMESHGLPGQIQVTERAAAGLGPTYVVEPRGTIDVKGKGPMPTFLLVGPRLPSASSAQQEVALPDG; this is translated from the coding sequence ATGAGCGCGCTGGCAGCGCTCGCCGGACTCGGCGCACCACCTGACAGCTCGGCGGACGAGCGGCTGCGCTCCGGCACCCTGGTGCTGGTCTCGGTGCTCATCTCGCTCGTCTCCTTCATCTGGGTCATCACCTACACCGTCTACGGCTACCCCCTCTCGGGAGCCATCCCCGCGGTGTACCAGGTGCTCACCGTGACCGGGTTGGTCGTGCTGTCACGGACCCATCGCTTCGCGCTCTTCCGCTCCACCCAGCTCATCGCCTTCCTGGTCCTGCCGGCGCTACTGCAGGCCTCGCTCGGGGGGTTCGTGGCGTCCAGCGGCATGATCCTGTGGTCGGTCTTCACCCCACTGGCCGCCCTGGCCCTGCTGGGCACCCGAGGCTCGCTCGGATGGCTGCTCGCCTTCTTCGCCGAGCTGGTGCTGCTGGCCGTGCTCGACCCCCGTCTCGCCGAGAGCCCGGCGGCGCTGCCGACCGGCTTCGTCACGGCCTTCTTCGTGCTCAACGTCATGGGCGTGACACTGTGCAGCTACGTCATGCTGGCCTACTTCGTCGAGCAGCGGGCCCGCGCCCACCGCGCGCTGGAGGCCGAGCGGGAACGGTCCGAGCGGCTGCTGCGCAACGTCCTGCCGGAGCAGATCGCCGCGCGCCTCAAGCGTGACAGCGGCGTCATCGCCGAGCACTACGACTCGGTCACCGTGCTGTTCGCCGACCTCGTCGGTTTCACCGAGCGCTCGCAGGTCATGGCGCCGCGGGAGCTCGTGGCGCTGCTCGACCAGATCTTCTCGGCCTTCGACCAGGTGGCCGACGAGCAGGGCCTCGAGAAGATCAAGACGATCGGTGACGCCTACATGGCGGCCGCGGGCCTGCCGGACCCGACGCCGGGGCACCTCGAGGCGACGGCACGGGCCGCGCTGGCCATGCGGGAGGAGATCGCCGCACTCGCCACGAGCACCGGCCACACCTGGCTCGCCGTGCGGATCGGCATCGACACCGGGCCGGCCGTGGCCGGGGTCATCGGCCGGCGCAAGTTCATCTACGACCTGTGGGGCGACACCGTGAACACGGCCAGCCGGATGGAGTCCCACGGGCTGCCGGGTCAGATCCAGGTGACCGAGCGGGCCGCCGCGGGACTCGGGCCGACCTACGTGGTGGAGCCGCGCGGCACGATCGACGTCAAGGGCAAGGGGCCGATGCCGACGTTCCTGCTCGTGGGACCTCGGCTCCCGTCGGCGTCGTCCGCACAGCAGGAGGTCGCGCTGCCCGACGGCTGA
- a CDS encoding histidine phosphatase family protein — protein MTLGRRVVVLRHGETTHNAAGIWQGQLDSPLSQRGVEQAYAAGRALASLSPTRVVASDLQRAAVTGRAVAEACRVPITYDERWREIHAGVWQGMSGAEVRAQWPEEQEKLLRGEDFVRGEHGETVADVARRTAEALEELIASMGEGETTVVSTHGVAGRAAVAELLGLDQGTAWTTLGGLGNCHWAEVAEGRVGWRLVRWNVGPTGIETLDGPQSRA, from the coding sequence GTGACGCTGGGCCGCCGGGTCGTCGTGCTCCGGCACGGCGAGACCACCCACAACGCGGCCGGCATCTGGCAGGGCCAGCTCGACAGCCCGCTATCGCAGCGCGGGGTGGAGCAGGCGTATGCCGCGGGGCGGGCGCTCGCGTCCCTCTCACCCACGCGGGTGGTCGCCTCCGACCTGCAGCGCGCCGCGGTCACAGGGCGGGCGGTGGCCGAGGCGTGTCGTGTGCCCATCACCTACGACGAGCGCTGGCGCGAGATCCATGCCGGCGTCTGGCAGGGCATGAGCGGCGCCGAGGTGCGCGCGCAGTGGCCCGAGGAGCAGGAGAAGCTGCTGCGCGGCGAGGACTTCGTGCGCGGCGAGCACGGCGAGACGGTGGCCGACGTGGCCCGTCGCACGGCCGAGGCGCTCGAGGAGCTCATCGCCTCGATGGGCGAGGGGGAGACGACCGTCGTCTCGACCCATGGGGTGGCCGGACGGGCCGCCGTCGCCGAGCTGCTCGGCCTCGACCAGGGCACGGCGTGGACCACGCTGGGCGGTCTGGGCAACTGTCACTGGGCCGAGGTCGCCGAGGGGCGCGTCGGGTGGCGGCTGGTCCGCTGGAACGTCGGTCCGACCGGCATCGAGACGCTCGACGGCCCCCAATCCCGAGCCTGA
- the rsfS gene encoding ribosome silencing factor: MPATQHALDLAKVAALAAEDKLATTITAIDVSEQLALTDVFVIVSASTDRQVGAIVDEVEDKLRESGAKPVRREGEREGRWVLIDYGDIVIHVQHDEERDFYELERLWKDCPEIELGVQKRRQQ, from the coding sequence GTGCCCGCAACGCAACACGCCCTCGACCTCGCCAAGGTCGCCGCCCTCGCCGCCGAGGACAAGCTGGCGACCACCATCACCGCCATCGACGTCAGCGAGCAGCTCGCGCTGACCGACGTCTTCGTCATCGTCTCCGCGAGCACCGACCGGCAGGTCGGCGCCATCGTCGACGAGGTCGAGGACAAGCTGCGCGAGTCCGGGGCCAAGCCGGTGCGCCGCGAGGGCGAGCGCGAGGGGCGCTGGGTGCTCATCGACTACGGCGACATCGTCATCCACGTGCAGCACGATGAGGAGCGCGACTTCTACGAGCTCGAGCGGCTCTGGAAGGACTGCCCGGAGATCGAGCTGGGCGTCCAGAAGCGCCGCCAGCAGTGA
- the nadD gene encoding nicotinate-nucleotide adenylyltransferase: MRLGVMGGTFDPIHHGHLVAASEVQALFGLDEVVFVPTGQPWHKDGVSPAEHRYLMTVIATASNPRFTVSRVDIDRPGVTYTIDTLRDLHAQRPNDELFFITGADALAEILSWKNADELFGLAHFIGVTRPGHELTDAGLPENGVTLQEVPAMAISSTDCRERVGRAEPIWYLVPDGVVQYINKHHLYAAERTAAAHPLNAP, translated from the coding sequence ATGCGCCTCGGCGTCATGGGTGGCACGTTCGACCCGATCCACCACGGCCACCTGGTCGCCGCGAGCGAGGTGCAGGCGCTGTTCGGCCTCGACGAGGTCGTCTTTGTGCCGACGGGGCAGCCCTGGCACAAGGACGGCGTCAGCCCCGCGGAGCACCGCTACCTCATGACGGTCATCGCGACCGCCTCCAACCCCCGCTTCACGGTGAGCAGGGTCGACATCGACCGGCCCGGCGTCACCTACACCATCGACACGCTGCGCGACCTGCACGCCCAGCGCCCGAACGACGAGCTGTTCTTCATCACCGGCGCCGACGCGCTGGCCGAGATCCTGTCATGGAAGAACGCCGACGAGCTGTTCGGTCTCGCCCACTTCATCGGCGTCACCCGGCCGGGCCACGAGCTCACCGACGCGGGCCTGCCGGAGAACGGCGTGACGCTGCAGGAGGTGCCTGCCATGGCCATCAGCTCCACCGACTGCCGTGAGCGCGTCGGACGGGCGGAGCCGATCTGGTACCTCGTGCCGGACGGGGTCGTGCAGTACATCAACAAACACCACCTGTATGCCGCGGAGCGAACCGCCGCGGCCCACCCCCTGAACGCCCCGTAG
- a CDS encoding glycosyltransferase family 2 protein — MPPALSPELSIVVPVYNEEDVLPLLAQRLRPVADGLGTGYEVVAVDDGSTDATAVVLQRVRREWPELRVVRLRANAGHQAAISAGLSVARGDYVVTLDADLQDPPEVIPEMLATAREQRVDVVYGVRTDRSSDSAFKRLSARAFYRVIRLLSGTHAQTDAGDYRMMSRATVDAVNALPEHNRVLRFIVPALGFPSASVSYKRDERAAGRSKYPLAKMLRLSIDSVTGFSIAPLRAATWLGLTGGLAAVGLLVYALVAQLVGHTLPGWTSTVVAVAGVGAVQLLCLGILGEYVGRMYAMLQARPTYFIAYDSLTGPATTADAPLPAESHQASL; from the coding sequence ATGCCACCTGCGCTGAGCCCCGAGCTGAGCATCGTCGTCCCCGTCTACAACGAGGAGGACGTCCTGCCCCTGCTGGCCCAGCGCCTGCGTCCGGTGGCCGACGGCCTCGGCACCGGCTACGAGGTGGTCGCGGTCGACGACGGCAGCACCGACGCGACCGCGGTGGTGCTGCAGCGGGTCCGGCGCGAGTGGCCAGAGCTCCGGGTGGTCCGGCTGCGCGCGAACGCCGGGCACCAGGCGGCCATCTCCGCTGGGCTGTCGGTTGCCCGGGGCGACTACGTCGTCACCCTCGACGCCGACCTCCAGGACCCGCCGGAGGTCATCCCCGAGATGCTCGCCACCGCCCGGGAGCAGCGGGTCGACGTGGTCTACGGCGTGCGCACCGACCGCTCGAGCGACTCGGCGTTCAAGCGCCTCAGCGCCCGCGCCTTCTACCGCGTGATCCGCCTGCTCTCCGGCACCCACGCCCAGACCGACGCCGGCGACTACCGCATGATGTCGCGGGCCACGGTTGACGCCGTCAACGCCCTGCCCGAGCACAACCGGGTGCTGCGGTTCATCGTCCCCGCCCTCGGCTTCCCCTCGGCCTCGGTGTCCTACAAGCGCGACGAGCGCGCCGCCGGCCGCTCGAAGTACCCGCTGGCCAAGATGCTGCGGCTGTCGATCGACAGCGTCACCGGCTTCTCGATCGCGCCGCTGCGGGCGGCCACCTGGCTGGGCCTGACCGGCGGCCTCGCGGCAGTGGGCCTGCTCGTCTACGCCTTGGTCGCCCAGCTCGTCGGCCACACCCTGCCGGGCTGGACCTCCACCGTGGTGGCGGTCGCCGGGGTGGGCGCCGTGCAGCTGCTCTGCCTGGGCATCCTCGGCGAGTACGTCGGCCGGATGTACGCCATGCTGCAGGCCCGTCCGACCTACTTCATCGCCTACGACTCGCTGACCGGCCCGGCCACTACCGCCGACGCGCCGTTACCAGCAGAGTCACACCAGGCATCCCTTTGA
- a CDS encoding class I SAM-dependent methyltransferase, producing MEGTEVRKLAALEDTHWWYRERRHLLARAIRGMTPGRALDVGAAGGGNTRVLKAAGWSVAALEYGADGAEVARGRGLDVLRADATALPLPDGSLDLVVAFDVLEHILDHDAAVADVHRVLRPGGTFLVAVPADPRLWSEHDVAVDHVRRYTRVTLRDVLERGGFEIESMTSWNVLLRPVVALRRRSSRGSDLSDLHPLVNAGLRAVVTAERYLPVKGMPGVTLLVTARRR from the coding sequence GTGGAAGGCACAGAGGTTCGCAAGCTGGCCGCGCTCGAGGACACCCACTGGTGGTACCGCGAGCGTCGGCACCTGCTGGCGCGCGCGATCAGGGGGATGACGCCCGGCCGGGCGCTCGACGTGGGTGCCGCGGGAGGTGGCAACACCCGGGTGCTGAAGGCCGCCGGGTGGTCGGTGGCGGCCCTGGAGTACGGCGCCGACGGCGCCGAGGTGGCCCGCGGCCGGGGGCTCGACGTGCTGCGAGCCGATGCGACGGCGCTCCCGCTGCCCGACGGCAGCCTCGACCTGGTGGTGGCCTTCGACGTGCTGGAGCACATCCTCGACCACGACGCCGCGGTCGCCGACGTGCACCGGGTGCTGCGCCCGGGCGGCACCTTCCTCGTGGCTGTGCCCGCCGACCCCCGGCTGTGGTCGGAGCACGACGTGGCCGTCGACCACGTGCGCCGCTACACCCGCGTGACGCTGCGCGACGTGCTCGAGCGCGGGGGCTTCGAGATCGAGTCCATGACGTCGTGGAACGTGCTGCTGCGCCCCGTGGTGGCGCTGCGCCGGCGCAGCAGCCGCGGCAGCGACCTCAGCGACCTGCACCCGCTCGTGAACGCGGGCCTGCGGGCCGTGGTGACGGCTGAGCGCTACCTGCCGGTCAAAGGGATGCCTGGTGTGACTCTGCTGGTAACGGCGCGTCGGCGGTAG